The Natrinema saccharevitans genome includes the window AGGCCAGAGGAGACGGTCCGAAGAACGTCGTAGACCTCCGGGGTGTCGACCTCGGCGATGATGTCGTAGTTGCCCGCGACGATGTGGGCGTCGGTGATCGACTCGAGGTCGCCGATCTCCGCGAGCAGGCG containing:
- a CDS encoding Lrp/AsnC family transcriptional regulator produces the protein MVHAFIMVKTAAGKSERLLAEIGDLESITDAHIVAGNYDIIAEVDTPEVYDVLRTVSSGLQALDGVTDTKTYIAMG